In one window of Oscillospiraceae bacterium DNA:
- the purF gene encoding amidophosphoribosyltransferase produces the protein MFGDIHEECGVFGICSTETFNASSAAYYALYALQHRGQEACGIAVNDDGIVTAHADMGLVNEVFTKEVLKRLDGGQMAVGHVRYSMNGSANRTNLQPLVVRHVKGPMVVAHNGNITNAAGLREKFEREGAIFRSTSDTEVIAYVITKNRLCTPSIESAIEKAMDELEGAYSLVIMSARKLIAVRDPHGFRPLSLGKTPDGSYIFASETCAFETLGAKFVRDIVPGEIAVIEDGNLRSITSHCGQKPSLCVFEYIYFARPDSMIEGTNVHMARQRAGQFLAQENPVEADVVIGVPDSGLDAAIGYAAESEIPYGVGFVKNRYIGRTFIQPTQALREASVHIKLNPIAETVSGKRVIMVDDSIVRGTTSARIVKMLREAGAKEVHMRVSCPPFISPCYFGTDIDGKDKLIACRMSVDEIAKSIGVDSLGYLSVEHIGQLADESCGGCCTGCFTGQYPVNVPDEVKPDKFEKKYSESDKAKQRARMKKYE, from the coding sequence ATGTTCGGTGACATTCACGAGGAATGCGGCGTATTCGGCATCTGTTCGACCGAGACTTTTAACGCCTCTTCAGCTGCTTATTACGCGCTCTATGCCCTGCAGCACCGCGGCCAGGAGGCCTGCGGTATCGCTGTCAACGATGACGGCATTGTCACAGCGCATGCTGACATGGGACTCGTCAACGAGGTGTTCACCAAAGAGGTTCTCAAGCGACTCGACGGCGGGCAGATGGCGGTCGGTCATGTTCGTTATTCGATGAACGGCTCGGCGAACCGAACCAATCTCCAACCGTTAGTCGTGCGTCATGTTAAAGGGCCGATGGTCGTCGCCCACAACGGCAATATCACCAACGCCGCCGGACTGCGTGAAAAATTTGAGCGTGAAGGCGCAATCTTTCGTTCCACTTCCGATACCGAAGTCATCGCCTACGTCATCACCAAAAACCGGCTTTGCACCCCGAGCATTGAGAGCGCGATTGAAAAAGCCATGGACGAGCTCGAAGGCGCTTATTCACTCGTCATTATGTCGGCGCGAAAGTTGATCGCTGTCCGTGATCCCCATGGTTTTCGTCCGCTTTCACTGGGAAAAACGCCCGACGGAAGTTACATTTTTGCCTCCGAGACCTGCGCGTTTGAGACCCTCGGCGCAAAATTCGTCCGCGATATCGTTCCGGGAGAAATCGCTGTCATCGAAGACGGAAATCTCCGCTCCATCACCTCGCACTGCGGACAGAAGCCCTCTCTATGCGTGTTTGAATATATCTATTTCGCGCGCCCCGACTCGATGATTGAGGGTACAAATGTGCATATGGCCCGTCAGCGCGCGGGACAGTTTTTAGCGCAAGAGAACCCAGTCGAGGCCGATGTCGTGATCGGTGTTCCGGATTCCGGACTCGACGCTGCGATCGGATATGCCGCAGAATCGGAGATTCCCTACGGCGTGGGATTTGTGAAAAACCGCTATATCGGCAGAACCTTTATTCAACCGACGCAGGCGCTGCGCGAAGCGTCTGTGCATATAAAATTGAATCCGATTGCTGAGACGGTCTCAGGCAAACGCGTGATCATGGTCGACGATTCGATTGTGCGCGGCACAACCAGCGCCCGAATTGTCAAAATGCTGCGCGAAGCCGGAGCAAAAGAAGTTCACATGCGCGTCTCCTGTCCGCCGTTCATCAGCCCCTGCTATTTCGGCACCGACATCGACGGTAAAGATAAATTGATAGCCTGCCGGATGAGCGTTGACGAGATTGCAAAAAGCATCGGCGTTGACTCGCTCGGTTATCTCTCGGTCGAACACATCGGGCAGCTTGCTGACGAATCCTGCGGCGGATGCTGCACCGGCTGCTTCACCGGGCAATATCCGGTGAATGTTCCCGACGAAGTAAAGCCGGACAAATTCGAGAAAAAATACAGTGAGAGCGACAAGGCAAAACAGCGCGCTCGAATGAAAAAATACGAATAA
- the purE gene encoding 5-(carboxyamino)imidazole ribonucleotide mutase, whose product MRKVAIVMGSDSDLPVVQKAADCLARFGVPYEMRVLSAHRTPAETAQYASSAAEKGIGVFIAAAGKAAHLAGAIAAQTVLPVIGIPIKSSTLDGLDALLSTVQMPSGVPVATVAIDGAENAALLAVQILAVSDEQLSEKLADYKIEMQKAVLSKDASFNQK is encoded by the coding sequence GTGCGCAAGGTTGCCATTGTGATGGGCAGCGACTCCGATTTGCCCGTCGTCCAAAAAGCCGCCGACTGTCTTGCGCGGTTTGGTGTACCCTATGAAATGAGGGTGCTCTCAGCCCACAGAACCCCCGCTGAGACAGCGCAATATGCCTCCTCGGCTGCCGAAAAAGGCATCGGTGTCTTTATCGCCGCAGCCGGAAAGGCCGCACACCTCGCGGGCGCTATCGCCGCACAAACCGTCTTACCGGTCATCGGCATCCCGATCAAATCGTCCACGCTCGATGGACTCGACGCCCTGCTCTCAACGGTTCAGATGCCCTCCGGTGTACCAGTCGCAACTGTCGCCATCGACGGAGCCGAAAACGCCGCGCTGCTCGCGGTGCAGATTCTTGCCGTATCGGATGAGCAGCTGTCTGAAAAACTGGCCGATTATAAAATTGAAATGCAAAAAGCCGTCCTTTCCAAGGACGCTTCCTTCAACCAAAAATAG
- a CDS encoding DUF4430 domain-containing protein, with protein MKSKSFAVIGCCLLILAVLSGPAAVSAQNIGNTAGEVQYLVGGIAEYNEAQSGVNSIQEWIDTGLTENAGVTSEWYAMALSQSGESYDFSAYGNALKTYLSKNEITDAATRQKYALALISTGFSNDAFVNSAVEDSIGQQGIMSWIFGLHLLNNGCKSSGYTIDAVINQIISLQFTDGGWALYGENSDVDVTAMAIEALSPYYQTDEAVKAAVDKAIVLLSDKQLDDGGYMGFGEENPDSAAQVIVALSSLGIDCTAGSRFIKNDHTLLDAIAQYRLSDSSFSHTKGGDFNHTSTVQIFYALIAFQRQQKGLGPFFVFDKPTTAENQGQTDGAKSGYKFWVSISAAGLALLVSVVLIFKKKTHFKNFLAVVLAAAAVIAFIQLTDFSAASSYYNGKDTEKDTIIGKVTLTIRCDTIVGKSDSKYIPSDGVILKTTSFDIADGETVYDVLVEAARKYNIQVENNGTKNLAYVAGINYLYEYQFGDLSGWVFHVNGTAPSVGCGEYKLSDGDAIEWLYTLEMGDDLQL; from the coding sequence ATGAAAAGTAAGTCTTTTGCCGTAATCGGCTGCTGTCTGTTAATTCTAGCTGTTTTGTCAGGCCCTGCAGCCGTCTCGGCGCAGAATATCGGGAACACCGCCGGCGAGGTGCAATACCTCGTCGGCGGCATTGCCGAATACAACGAAGCGCAATCCGGCGTCAATTCCATCCAGGAGTGGATCGACACCGGGCTGACCGAAAACGCGGGCGTTACTTCCGAATGGTACGCAATGGCGCTGAGCCAGTCGGGCGAGTCGTATGATTTTTCCGCTTACGGCAATGCTTTAAAAACATATCTGAGCAAAAACGAAATTACTGACGCCGCGACACGCCAAAAGTATGCACTCGCTTTAATATCAACCGGTTTTTCGAATGACGCTTTTGTGAATTCTGCGGTTGAAGATTCAATCGGGCAGCAAGGAATTATGAGTTGGATTTTTGGTCTGCACTTGCTTAACAACGGATGTAAAAGTTCGGGCTATACAATTGATGCAGTCATCAATCAAATTATATCTTTGCAATTTACAGACGGGGGCTGGGCGCTCTACGGCGAGAATTCCGACGTGGACGTCACCGCAATGGCGATCGAAGCGCTCTCACCTTATTATCAAACCGATGAAGCCGTCAAAGCGGCTGTGGATAAGGCAATTGTCCTTCTTTCCGATAAGCAGTTGGACGACGGCGGTTATATGGGTTTCGGCGAAGAAAACCCGGACAGCGCCGCGCAGGTGATTGTGGCATTGTCGTCTCTCGGGATTGACTGCACAGCGGGCAGCCGGTTTATCAAAAACGATCACACACTGCTTGACGCAATCGCCCAATATCGCCTTTCAGACAGCAGCTTTTCACATACAAAAGGCGGAGATTTCAATCACACTTCTACCGTACAGATTTTTTATGCGCTGATCGCTTTTCAAAGGCAGCAAAAAGGGCTGGGGCCGTTTTTCGTTTTTGACAAACCGACAACCGCCGAGAATCAAGGACAAACGGATGGTGCGAAATCAGGTTATAAATTTTGGGTCAGCATATCCGCTGCGGGATTAGCTTTGCTCGTCAGCGTGGTATTGATATTTAAAAAGAAAACACATTTTAAAAACTTTTTAGCGGTGGTTTTAGCCGCCGCTGCCGTAATCGCATTTATTCAGCTGACCGATTTCAGTGCCGCAAGCAGCTATTATAACGGTAAAGACACCGAAAAAGATACGATTATCGGCAAAGTGACGCTGACAATCCGTTGTGACACCATCGTCGGAAAGTCCGATTCAAAATATATCCCGTCTGACGGTGTCATATTAAAAACGACTTCGTTTGACATCGCGGACGGCGAGACGGTTTATGACGTGCTGGTAGAAGCGGCACGTAAATATAATATCCAAGTGGAAAACAACGGCACAAAGAATTTGGCTTATGTCGCCGGGATCAATTATCTCTACGAATATCAATTCGGTGACCTGTCCGGTTGGGTTTTCCATGTCAACGGCACTGCGCCTTCGGTCGGCTGCGGGGAATACAAGCTTTCCGACGGCGATGCGATCGAATGGCTGTACACCCTCGAAATGGGCGACGATCTTCAATTATAA
- a CDS encoding energy-coupling factor transporter transmembrane component T: protein MKDFSEYNPFAVLIYFLAAAGLAMFTAGPMLLALSLAGSISLFIVRNGRKGLRSHLFFFFLFVLMSFMNPLISHNGVTVLFVMNNNPVTLESFYYGIASSAMIVSVLYWFRSFTQIMTSDKLLYLFGSAAPKLSLILSMALRYIPLFGKQIKKTDAAQKALGLYKEDNVIDRARGGTRIFSVMVTWALENGIITADSMTARGYGIGRRTFFALYKFRKNDLVLILISLGLLTATAIGIGYGSISFEYYPAINASPVTAASILTYTAYGLLAFIPTIIEAEESIKWKYLLSRN, encoded by the coding sequence TTGAAGGATTTTTCGGAGTATAACCCCTTTGCTGTTTTAATTTATTTTCTCGCCGCCGCAGGTTTGGCGATGTTTACCGCCGGCCCGATGCTCCTCGCGCTTTCATTGGCGGGGTCGATTTCGCTTTTTATTGTCCGAAACGGCCGCAAAGGCCTCCGTTCCCATCTGTTCTTCTTCTTTTTATTCGTCCTGATGTCATTTATGAATCCGTTGATTTCCCATAACGGTGTGACGGTGTTATTCGTGATGAACAATAACCCCGTGACGCTTGAGTCTTTTTATTACGGCATTGCCTCCTCGGCGATGATCGTGTCGGTATTATACTGGTTTCGCTCCTTCACGCAAATTATGACAAGCGATAAATTGCTCTATCTGTTCGGTTCTGCGGCTCCGAAACTTTCATTGATCCTCTCAATGGCACTCCGTTATATCCCATTGTTCGGCAAACAGATAAAAAAGACCGACGCAGCGCAAAAAGCCCTTGGGTTATACAAAGAAGATAACGTCATCGACCGGGCTCGAGGCGGTACGCGGATTTTTTCGGTCATGGTGACCTGGGCGCTTGAAAACGGCATTATAACCGCCGACAGTATGACGGCACGCGGTTACGGCATCGGTCGTCGCACTTTTTTCGCGCTCTATAAATTCCGCAAGAACGATTTAGTGTTAATCCTGATTTCGCTCGGATTGCTCACCGCAACTGCGATTGGAATCGGTTACGGTTCGATCTCTTTCGAATACTATCCGGCCATTAATGCTTCGCCCGTCACTGCGGCATCAATTCTGACTTACACCGCATACGGGCTGCTTGCGTTCATTCCCACAATTATTGAAGCGGAGGAAAGCATCAAATGGAAATACTTGCTGTCAAGGAACTGA
- a CDS encoding ATP-binding cassette domain-containing protein, which yields MEILAVKELSFTYPLCTQKALDKVSFSVEKGDFTVVCGATGSGKSTLLRMLKQELTPLGDKTGEIIYNGKPLDKLDEMTSACKIGFVMQRPEQQLVTDKVWHELAFGLENMGLPQQMIRRRVSEMSSYFGIEAWFDKNVSDLSGGQKQILNLAAVMVMQPDILILDEPTAQLDPIAASDFIGTLQKLNRELSLTIILVEHRLEDVIPVCDKLLVMEKGSVLDYGASRNIAENMRSHPAILQAMPAAVRLYSKLNVLSPCPLTVREGRRFIEEHFENTAKSKEQGDYAHNQTPALEFSDVWFRYARELPDVLSGLDLTVYNSELFCILGGNGSGKTTALGAAAGLNKFYAGNIKVFGKKLKDYKNQSLYRSCLSLLPQDVQTVFLRNTVREELAEVGGSNVELPYDLTPLMDKHPYDLSGGEQQLVALAKVLAAKPKLLLLDEPTKGLDAYAKNGIIHVLKKLQATGVTIVAVTHDVEFAAQCADRCALFFRGEITSIDTPAKFFAENTFYTTAANRMTRGIFGGVVTVDDAVDHCLKNKRKGEGV from the coding sequence ATGGAAATACTTGCTGTCAAGGAACTGAGCTTTACTTATCCGCTTTGTACCCAAAAAGCGCTTGATAAGGTGTCTTTTTCGGTCGAAAAAGGCGATTTCACCGTGGTCTGCGGAGCGACCGGAAGCGGTAAGTCAACCTTACTGAGGATGTTAAAGCAGGAATTGACGCCGCTTGGCGATAAAACCGGAGAGATCATCTATAACGGCAAGCCGCTTGATAAACTTGATGAAATGACCTCGGCCTGCAAGATCGGTTTCGTAATGCAGCGGCCCGAGCAGCAGCTCGTGACCGACAAGGTCTGGCACGAACTTGCGTTCGGGTTGGAGAATATGGGGTTACCGCAGCAGATGATCCGCCGACGCGTCTCCGAGATGTCGAGTTATTTCGGCATCGAAGCGTGGTTTGACAAGAACGTCTCCGACCTTTCCGGCGGGCAAAAGCAGATTTTAAATCTCGCAGCGGTCATGGTGATGCAGCCCGACATTCTGATTTTGGACGAGCCGACCGCCCAGCTCGACCCGATTGCGGCTTCGGATTTCATCGGGACCTTGCAAAAACTCAACCGCGAGCTCTCTCTGACAATCATCTTAGTCGAACACCGGCTCGAGGATGTCATTCCGGTCTGCGATAAGCTGCTTGTGATGGAAAAAGGATCGGTTCTTGATTATGGTGCATCCCGCAACATCGCCGAGAACATGCGTTCGCATCCGGCAATTTTACAGGCCATGCCGGCAGCAGTTCGGCTTTACAGCAAACTTAATGTGCTGTCACCCTGTCCGCTGACCGTTCGCGAGGGACGGCGTTTTATCGAAGAGCACTTTGAAAATACCGCTAAATCAAAAGAGCAGGGGGATTATGCGCATAATCAAACGCCCGCGCTCGAATTTTCGGATGTATGGTTCCGTTATGCCCGCGAACTGCCCGATGTGCTGAGCGGGCTCGATCTGACCGTTTACAACAGCGAATTATTCTGCATTCTCGGTGGAAACGGCTCGGGAAAAACCACCGCGCTCGGTGCTGCTGCCGGATTGAATAAGTTTTATGCCGGCAACATCAAGGTGTTTGGAAAAAAGCTGAAGGACTATAAAAATCAATCGCTTTATCGGAGCTGTTTATCCTTGTTGCCCCAGGATGTCCAGACGGTGTTTTTACGCAATACCGTGCGCGAGGAACTGGCCGAAGTCGGCGGAAGCAACGTTGAATTGCCTTATGACCTTACCCCATTGATGGACAAACACCCTTACGACCTCAGCGGCGGAGAGCAGCAGTTGGTCGCATTGGCCAAGGTGCTTGCGGCCAAGCCGAAATTGCTCTTGCTTGACGAACCGACCAAAGGACTTGACGCTTATGCAAAAAACGGTATCATCCACGTATTGAAAAAATTACAGGCAACCGGCGTGACGATTGTTGCGGTGACACACGACGTCGAGTTCGCCGCGCAGTGCGCCGACCGATGCGCGTTGTTTTTCCGGGGTGAGATCACCTCGATTGATACGCCCGCGAAATTTTTTGCCGAAAACACCTTTTATACCACTGCGGCCAATCGCATGACACGCGGCATCTTCGGCGGTGTGGTAACCGTAGATGACGCGGTTGACCACTGCCTGAAAAACAAACGAAAAGGGGAAGGCGTATGA
- a CDS encoding ECF transporter S component: MIVIKNNGLRKAVKIAIPFLLIPAAIAAGIFLFDEKQYAFISLTVAILSLALFIAGFEKRQTGTRRLIIVAVMVAFSVVGRFIPLFKPITALTIITAIYLGGEAGFMVGSLSAVISNFYFGQGPWTPFQMFSWGMIGLIAGFLYLPLKKSRVFLLVFGFLSGIIYSIVMDSWTVLWYNQSFDLTLYLAALGTALPYTIMYSVSNVIFLVLFAKPFGEKLERIKLKYGI, translated from the coding sequence ATGATCGTCATCAAAAACAACGGTCTGCGTAAAGCGGTTAAAATCGCCATCCCGTTCCTTTTGATTCCGGCGGCAATCGCCGCGGGCATCTTTCTGTTTGACGAAAAGCAATATGCGTTCATTTCGCTAACCGTTGCGATTTTATCTCTGGCGCTGTTTATCGCCGGATTTGAAAAGCGGCAGACAGGAACCAGGCGCCTGATCATCGTGGCGGTCATGGTGGCATTTTCTGTTGTCGGTCGTTTTATTCCTTTGTTCAAACCGATTACGGCGCTGACTATCATCACGGCGATCTACTTGGGCGGAGAAGCGGGATTTATGGTGGGCTCTTTGTCGGCTGTGATCTCGAATTTTTATTTCGGGCAAGGCCCCTGGACACCGTTTCAGATGTTTTCCTGGGGAATGATCGGACTGATCGCCGGTTTTTTATATTTGCCGTTAAAAAAGAGCCGTGTCTTTCTTCTCGTTTTTGGCTTTTTGTCCGGAATTATCTATTCGATTGTTATGGATAGCTGGACGGTTTTATGGTATAATCAATCGTTTGATTTGACGCTTTATCTCGCTGCGCTCGGCACAGCGCTGCCCTATACGATTATGTATTCGGTCTCCAATGTGATATTTTTAGTGTTGTTTGCAAAACCGTTCGGTGAAAAACTCGAACGAATCAAATTGAAGTACGGAATTTAA
- the thyX gene encoding FAD-dependent thymidylate synthase: MRIISPGFEFIQKPDREQILRNLEYIGRVCYKSEDKITPDSAAKFVSILIKNGHESVIEHEKITVKITCDRGVSHEIVRHRLASYSQESTRYCNYNKDKFGNELTFIRPYFWNDDPDKYTVWEQIMAQIESAYLKLIETGAAPDEARTVLPNSLKTEIVMTMNLREWRHFFILRTSPKAHSQMREITIPMLKAFREAIPVIFNDITVSE, translated from the coding sequence ATGAGAATTATCTCACCGGGGTTCGAGTTTATCCAAAAGCCCGACAGGGAACAGATTTTGCGTAATCTTGAATATATCGGCAGAGTCTGTTATAAGAGCGAGGATAAAATCACACCCGATTCCGCCGCGAAATTCGTGAGCATTCTGATCAAAAACGGCCACGAGTCGGTGATTGAGCATGAAAAAATTACGGTTAAAATCACCTGCGACCGCGGTGTCAGCCACGAGATCGTCCGTCATCGGCTGGCCAGTTACAGCCAGGAAAGCACCCGTTATTGCAATTATAATAAAGACAAATTCGGAAACGAATTAACTTTTATCCGCCCGTATTTTTGGAATGACGACCCCGATAAATACACTGTCTGGGAACAGATAATGGCGCAGATTGAATCGGCTTATTTAAAATTAATCGAAACAGGTGCCGCACCGGACGAAGCCAGAACCGTGCTGCCCAACAGCCTGAAAACCGAGATTGTGATGACGATGAATCTGCGCGAATGGCGGCATTTCTTTATATTGCGCACATCACCGAAGGCGCATTCGCAGATGCGGGAAATCACCATTCCGATGTTGAAAGCGTTTCGAGAAGCCATCCCGGTAATCTTTAACGACATCACAGTTTCCGAGTAA
- a CDS encoding CinA family protein, producing the protein MEKIAEQLVALLKEKNMKISAAESCTGGLLCKLLTDVPGCSAVLDMSAVTYANEAKTALLGVSEQILEDMGAVSSSCAASMVRGILRLSGADVGVAITGIAGPDGGSADKPVGTIFIAVGKPGKYWVKKRQFDNKAAREQIRNASALAAFEMALKLVKSL; encoded by the coding sequence ATGGAAAAAATTGCCGAACAGCTTGTTGCGCTTTTAAAAGAAAAGAACATGAAAATCTCCGCGGCGGAGTCCTGCACCGGCGGGCTATTATGCAAACTCCTGACCGATGTGCCGGGCTGCTCAGCAGTGCTGGACATGTCGGCGGTGACCTATGCCAATGAAGCCAAAACTGCACTGCTCGGCGTTTCAGAGCAGATTCTCGAAGATATGGGTGCGGTCAGTTCGTCTTGTGCGGCTTCGATGGTACGCGGCATTTTACGGCTCTCGGGTGCGGATGTCGGGGTTGCGATTACCGGCATTGCCGGGCCGGACGGCGGCAGCGCCGATAAACCGGTCGGCACGATCTTTATCGCAGTAGGCAAACCGGGCAAATACTGGGTGAAAAAGCGCCAATTCGACAACAAAGCCGCACGTGAGCAGATTCGAAATGCCTCTGCGCTTGCTGCATTTGAGATGGCGCTTAAATTGGTTAAATCTCTCTGA
- the ilvA gene encoding threonine ammonia-lyase: protein MTCDLVTLDMIKKAAKRMSGLIHHTDIISAPAAFFGGQSDFYLKIENLQKTGSFKVRGALNKMKTLTKEELARGVVCASAGNHAQGVALSAKLLGARCIVVMPEGAPLYKIQATRSYGAEVLLYGPTFDECNAYAIQLAEEKKAVFIAPFDDPEVIAGQGTIGLEIMSDMPDCDAILVPIGGGGLISGVAAAAKAINPKVKIIGVEPENAACMRQAIHAGAIFPLASANTVADGVAVKTPGKLTFTICSQLLDDVITVSEADIYNTILLMAERMKMIAEGAGAVAPAAVAFNKYRTSGKTVAIVSGGNIDMNMLDRIMDKGLISSGRRFLFKTIVADKPGQLSALLNLISDTKANVMSIGHDRLSNRTRLGEVVVTLELETRDHEHIISIQNQLLANGYHIMLD, encoded by the coding sequence ATGACTTGTGATCTTGTGACCCTGGATATGATTAAAAAGGCCGCGAAAAGAATGTCGGGCCTGATTCATCATACCGACATCATCAGCGCACCCGCCGCGTTTTTCGGCGGGCAGTCGGACTTTTATCTGAAAATCGAAAACTTGCAAAAAACCGGCTCCTTTAAGGTCCGCGGCGCGCTGAACAAGATGAAAACCCTCACCAAAGAAGAACTCGCGCGCGGAGTTGTCTGCGCTTCCGCCGGAAACCACGCGCAGGGCGTCGCGCTCTCGGCAAAACTGCTCGGTGCAAGGTGCATTGTTGTGATGCCCGAAGGCGCACCTCTTTATAAAATACAAGCAACGCGCTCTTACGGTGCAGAAGTCTTGTTATACGGCCCGACCTTTGATGAATGCAACGCCTATGCCATCCAATTGGCTGAGGAAAAAAAGGCCGTCTTTATCGCTCCGTTCGACGATCCCGAAGTCATTGCGGGGCAAGGCACGATCGGTCTTGAGATTATGAGTGACATGCCCGACTGCGACGCCATTTTGGTGCCGATCGGCGGCGGCGGATTGATTTCCGGCGTTGCGGCAGCGGCTAAGGCCATTAATCCGAAAGTCAAGATCATCGGCGTCGAACCCGAAAACGCCGCCTGCATGCGTCAGGCGATTCACGCGGGTGCGATTTTTCCGTTAGCTTCAGCCAACACGGTCGCCGACGGTGTCGCAGTTAAGACTCCGGGAAAACTCACGTTTACCATTTGTTCGCAGCTGCTCGATGATGTTATCACTGTCAGCGAAGCCGATATTTACAATACCATTTTACTTATGGCTGAGCGCATGAAAATGATCGCCGAGGGTGCGGGCGCCGTGGCGCCGGCTGCGGTCGCATTCAATAAATACCGCACCTCAGGAAAGACAGTCGCTATCGTCTCCGGCGGCAATATCGATATGAATATGCTCGACCGGATCATGGATAAAGGCCTGATCAGCTCCGGCCGCCGGTTTCTGTTCAAAACCATCGTCGCCGACAAACCGGGACAACTCAGCGCACTGCTCAATCTCATCTCAGATACCAAAGCAAACGTCATGAGCATCGGCCATGACCGGCTCTCCAATCGCACACGGCTCGGCGAAGTCGTCGTGACGCTCGAACTTGAGACCCGTGACCACGAACATATCATTTCGATTCAAAATCAGCTGCTCGCGAACGGGTATCATATTATGCTGGATTAA
- a CDS encoding pyroglutamyl-peptidase I gives MKVLVTCFDAFGGETINSAQKAVDLLPSRVRFTRIITAQIPTKYDASVEIIKRLLEVHSPDVLLMVGQAAGRTQPELERIGINWDSASTADNGGDIHLNQKICEDGPDGLFTTLPVEKLAAACRENGLPCNISYSAGTFVCNHVLYSILYYVGENHLPLKVGFLHLPATMEQALTKKYPFMEPQTAAAVIKLLVSTLTNQE, from the coding sequence ATGAAAGTTCTTGTCACCTGTTTTGACGCGTTCGGCGGAGAGACAATCAATTCCGCGCAAAAAGCGGTCGATTTATTGCCGTCGCGTGTCCGTTTCACCCGCATTATCACTGCACAGATTCCCACTAAATATGATGCTTCAGTTGAGATAATCAAGCGTTTGCTGGAAGTTCACAGCCCCGATGTGCTGTTGATGGTCGGGCAAGCCGCGGGGCGTACTCAACCCGAACTGGAACGCATCGGCATCAACTGGGACAGCGCTTCGACCGCCGATAACGGAGGTGATATCCACCTGAACCAAAAAATCTGCGAAGACGGTCCCGATGGGTTATTTACGACTCTTCCGGTTGAAAAACTGGCAGCCGCCTGCCGTGAAAACGGCCTGCCCTGCAACATCTCTTACAGCGCCGGTACCTTTGTATGCAATCATGTCTTATACAGTATTCTATATTATGTAGGTGAAAACCATCTTCCGCTGAAAGTCGGATTTTTACACCTTCCGGCAACGATGGAACAGGCGCTGACCAAGAAGTATCCTTTCATGGAACCGCAGACAGCGGCAGCCGTCATTAAACTTTTAGTTTCGACTCTGACAAACCAAGAATAA